CTGCTTGGGCCTTAAACTAGTTTGTATAGCAATGACCTCATTCctgtcccaacatttatcaattattaaaaattaaaaatatatgactcATCAGAAAACTACATAAAACCTAATTAATCCTACGTGATGTTATTACTTCATTATCAGGGTGGAAGCCTTCTAGAACGTGGCGTGATTGATCGGTTGGAAATAAAGCAAGTGAGTCGACTGACACAGTGATTGACACAGTGAAGGAAACAGGTTCGATAGCGGTCAACAAGTTAATCAGACAACGAGACAAGAGGTATTTTGGACAATAGTACTTCTGCAGTTGAAAAGTATTTCTACTTAAGAATGCAAATTGCACACAGGATAAATAATTGACCTGCAACTTATCTGTGTAATTTCGAAAACAATACAGTTATCATGAAATTAAACTAAACATAGTTTGAACATGTTTCAGTCGTGTTTGTCTATTTgtaaacacatataattaatatcCAAGCTTTTTGGCATTAACAATCCCGTTCTGACTACGTAGAACAAACATTGCtaaattgattaattaaaatTCTAGAACCAGTGCCAGATATTTTACTGTTCTTACGAAAGTGCATGTTATGAAGTTTTGGAAAACACAAGAAGGAAATAtggtaaattgttgttttttttcagatttaccGACGCTTGGAAGCCATGGGTTCCTCATCAACAAAATACGAACGGGAAAAAACAGGTACACTAGCATTTAACGTAACCTGTAGCGAACGTATTTTATCATAGGGATTAGGAATCGTTAATACAACACGTGCAATATCGGTTCAGGACCAAGGAGGTGGAGCTTAATTGTGCAATAACTATCGTTTAATAGGATAAATATCAACGCAACTATTCAGTTATACACACAGTAATGCACGGTTATGACTGGACATTGCCTTCGAGAACAAGGGCATTCAGACAGCTTGTCAACAAATAAATAGAATGTATAGTTAGCTTTTTCGAGTCGTATTTTCTTGGTCGTATTGTGATATATTTGTAAGCAAATGGTACGATTGAAAAGTCGATTTCTGACACTAACGAAGCATTTACGTATATTTCGGGATTATTGATAAGAGTGCTATATTATCTGTTGCCCTCCGGCGCTTTACAAAGACAACAAAGGCTATAAGTGTTCTTATGATGGCACTATTGTTAGTGTTTTCGTTTATTTTAGGATTCCAGCCAGATTTGGAGAGGTCACCATCTTACTTTCGCTCGATTGAACATGGACATTCAACGTGGGCTGGAAACAATTGGTCCTCGTTGAGTCGCCTTGACAATGCATTGTCCACAGTCAGGGTTTGTCCGAAAAATGCGGAAAGTCTTCGGCGCATTTTACAAGACAGGTATTTTAGTGATTGGGGCGAAGCATGCGATGTGAAGGAATACAATGGGTTCACGTTGACAGAACTGCCTACGCTGGTTGATAAGATTGGTGATGTGTTTGGCGACAAGAAACAGGAAATACAACGGAAGCTGGGACAAATACAGTTTTGTGAATACTTGGATGTTAAAGTGTTCGAGTTTACATTTGGGGAGGATCTTAGCTCGGGCGAAATTCAGTTTGGAATGATTGCAATTTCAAAATCCGGCATCCAGCTAGAAGCCGTGTCCTGCCTATATCAGCTTAATTTCACCCTCGCACCAGTCAAGGTTACCAAGGAGACCAAAAGCTATTTCCTAGGGTTTGAGATTGGATCAAGCACGACCACATGGCAGGAAGGGACGCGACTTGAACTTGTTACACAGAAAGAACTGTTAAACTTTTGTAGGTACAAAGCGTTGAAGGAATTTCAGAACAGACACTTGGCTACAAGAATAAATTGTGTCCCTTCTATTGAGTACGTATGAAGAGAAAATGAATTCACGATGCTTCAATATAAAGGGCTGTTAAAAAATGCCATGTTGTAGAATTTGTTCTATGCGGCATAAGACACAGTTTCGCAAATCACATACATATCATCTTTGTTTGTTCAAATCGTAGACAAGacttgaaatcattttaaagataaaacctCAATATGACTTTTCACTTCATTTCGATTACCTAAGTGTACGATTTGCAGAGCGAGAATGTACGcacaaattaatatatatattatatgaaatcgccacatatacatatatacgcTGCAGCTTGATCACAACCAACATTTAGAGTTATGCTTATGTATCAATTCAATGGCATGAATGTGTTCAATTATAATTTCCTTAATAAAGTGTAAATACTTGATATATTCACATTCTTTTATGTTTCTCCTCCAAAAGTAAAGTCATGGTCGAACATAATCTAGTTACAAAAGAGATCCTGATTAAACTGGTGAGTGCATGAATCTACCAATGACAACTACGCATAAATGGTCATAGTTTACAAGTGTGTATAACCGTTTATCTTAACTGGGATAATGCTGTGAATGCATACTCGAAAAATTGTTCTTGTTTAGAAGCCCTTTTAAGTGTATTTCGGGGGagatattcaatataaaaataaaggtgatcttagggtcatacataattaaatattcattctGTGGGTCAGTTAACAAGTGAACAAggaatccgattagctacatcgttcttaaatacatttaagaCCAATATGAAATATCGGCCTTGATCACGTTAATTGGTCACTTATAACAGTAGCTTTGTAATTTTTTCCCATGTctctattttctttttaattctCTTAAAATACTAATATAGTTCAATTGAGTTTATGATTGTCTTAGCAATCTCCCTTTTATAGCTAATGACTCGAGTAGTGTATCCATACAATCCAATCATTGTTCTCATGTATTCAACTTAGTTGTTAAGGGTGTTGCTGTTCCTGCAAATCTGAAATGATGGAGACTTTAGCGGTATTAAGTAGTTGTAAGACTAAGTAAtagttaacatttttgttttagactGTGAATACCATGCTTTCTTTATTTGCTGTAACTATAGTGATATACGAAGGCAACAATCATTTAATTGGTATTCTAATATAACTGAATTAGAAGATTTTTATAGGTTATTTAACACAAATCAATCTGAACATTtacgaaaactagcttattATGTATACCATCTCCTTCTGAACACTAATGGTTAAGGGGAAGTAATCATGCATTTTATCTACACTTTGCTTGTATCGAGTAATTACCTTGACAAAACTCCTGTAATTcatgtatgttatgtatttagGGCCAGTGGCCATTAATTACCCAATAAACTGTTGACTTGAATaagtaagatgacatgaagaaacattttaatcGTTGAGAATATCAACTTgtgcgggtgtttaaaggtacGCCCACTGCctctcatccgatacacactccctgcgtcaaaTTTTGCGTATGCAGCCAGTGAGATTGTATTCGAAGTCAGTTAGATGCCCTGAAATAacatcttaattattaagagtGAGCTGTATAAGCTAACTATTAAATACAGCATTCGGATTCAACTAATTGGGCCGTCACACATTGACCTTCTCGTCAACGTTCTCTGGACATTTCAATCGTTCAATTTTTGAGCGTTCTAGAATGAGGATGACACATCTGGCGTGTGATTAACGTGTGCCTAACGCATGACTAGCGTGTGCCTAACGCACGAGAAGCGTGTAACAGCGACCAAGTAAGATACCCCTGAAAACCTTTAGCGTGTGTTAACGTGCCATTGGCGCGCGACGAACGATTTGTCAACGTTAGACGAGCGTGTTGAGCGTGTGACTGACGTGTGAATAACGACAGAATAGCGTCTTGCTGGCGTGTTATTTTTACGGTCGAACGTGTACAAAACGCTGGAAATTTCATAGAGAATTCAGTTATTCTTGTGAGTTTGAACAGTTAGCATCATGCCGCCAAGACGAAAAAGGGTGGGATGGGGGCTTCTGCTACTAGCTCTGCAAGTCAGAAGAATGCAAAGCCTCTTTCACTAACAATGTCTTCGGACGAAGAACACCAGGAGGAAGAGCACATCCTGCAGGATGCTGCAGGATCCTGGACCGGGCGGTTGAAGTCTGGTGGAGTTTTCCGCGAAACAATTTGCTGTGGAACTCACAGAAGACAGATTACAGGAACAAGGCGAAGAGGCAACGGATACTCGAAGCCAAGATCCAGAGGCCAGATGTCGCAGTGTCACCGCCAGTTTCAGGCCAGGTTCGATGGGCTCTCGGTAAAAGGTGTGCTGCTTCGTCAATCTGCCTCTGACACGTCCAAGGATCTCATCAAACATATCAGGTGGCATGCGCATGAAGTTCGTGAAGGAACTGACATCTTCCTGGCGAAACTCAACCATGAGTTGGTCGTGCAGACCAAACTCTTGACGCCGAAATATCCATGATTTAGTCCAGCACTGTCATCTTCATCGGGGTCTTCTTCTCTGCGGGCGAGGTCCCTCGATGTGTTCAGCTATGTTCAAGTTCAGTACGTCTACTTCATACTGGGCTAAAGCAAGCATATATAGCCTCCTTAGTCTTTCTGGATCTTCCATAGTAGGTGCTCTCTACGGTACCTCAAAATCAAATGAACCTTGCTTACAAAGCATCGGTATTTATACCCAATATGCATGGACGTTCGGGATAAGCTCGAATGACGTCAAATGGACGCCAAAAGGACGTTCGTTTGACTTTAGTCACACGCTGCGTGCGCTAGGGGACCGTTCAGCGGTCGTTGACAGGTCGCCAGTGAGTCGTTCACTGCAAAGCAAATGATTAGTAACAACCAAGTAAAGCTAGAGTAACGACTGACTAACGAGAGCCGAACGCGTGCAACGCTCGGCGAACGTTAGTAAAACGTTCCACGAATGTTCTTAAACGTTCTTCGGCGTTTATAATTAAGCGTTGAAGAAAGCTGGTCTCAGTGAGAACTGTTGTGCATGTTCAAAACTAGCGTTCTCCACCGATTCCCGGCGATCACCGACGTTCACTAGCGTTCACACAACGCTCTTCTGGCGCTATCCAAGCGACCATGAGCGACTACCAACGTTTCCTCAAACGTCATAGAACGCTGACCAGAACGTCATGGTGTGCTAATCTAAAACGATGGAGAATTTAACGGTATTAAGTAATAGTTAAACTgaaatacaacctacatttccAGCCAATGATATTGCAATTAGGCAATCAATAAGTTCTAGTAAAGTAAcatctttatgattaagaatgCTCCTTCGCTACGCTAATTACACCATTtcttaacaattaaaatgttacttcatgtcatcaattattatataattgtgaACGATCAGAAGCTCCAGACATAACACCACAACCcaaccaaaataaaacatacataaggATAACAGCACGGGAAAATGTTAAGATTAATAAACTAGATAGGAACTCACTACGATTTGTTATCGTATAGACAAATTAGATGACCTAAATGAATAACTATGATCTAAAAACATACCATGTGATGAACCCTGCATTAATTCGTAATTGAAGTCTGATTATGTCCGAAAAGGCAAACCTCATTTTGGTTTAGCCAATGAATCAAGAGCAACTTGTTATTCAGTGCTCGTAAAAGACGCGTGCAGGCTGGTGGTCAAATTGTTCTGGGCGGGGCGGGAAAATATCTAACAGTGCATACGAATTTAAAGAGTACATTCTTGACCGAGGATTATATTTCATTGCTCAGAAATAAAAACAGGAACTTTACCTATTTTGATTTCATCCAGAAAGGTAAGAAAATGTAGCAATTTGCGACAGTTTtaaaagtacacaaacacacaacataGTACTAGCACAAGGCTGACTATTGTTCATAGAAACAAAAATTCAGAACGACAGAAGGCGGTTCTCCGCAAGGTCCGTAGattgcgctatgtttcatttaaactgCTGAAGTAATagtaaagttatatttgtttaaagctgcactctcacagattaaacgttttaaaCGTGAGTTGTACTCAAGTATAACAATGTACAGATGTCTTCTTTCATTTTGGTTTTTGTGAGCATGCGTTTTAAAGTCTGAATGCATCGTTCAGCTACGGAATTGCCATGTGAATATAATGCTGAATTGTAACGAGATCGAAAACCCACAGAATTGCAAATTGTTCGAACTCTTCGCTAGTGTATGACCCGGCATTATCAACTATGAGTTTGCAAGGGATACCATGCATTGTCATGAATCCGTTTATCATGTGTATGACAGTATTTGATCTAAGATTTGGAAGTCGTCTTGCATGCGTGGTTTTTGAAAAATCATCATCAAGAaaagatttatttttcacaGTGTTTTGCAACTATGGCGTCCTACCTCTTTTTTTATTCGGATCAAAATTTACAAGACGCTGACAAAATGTGGACAATTACGAATGCCCTAGGccaaaaacatgtaattaaaaatTACCTTTTAGCACATGTTTTCGTCGAAATAAacttggtttatttttttatgaccaTTACGTCATTGCGTCGTTGATTCACCAAAAATAAAGATTATGTTTGCTTGGTTGTAATGATGGGTAAGAGGATATGCACTTTGGGCTTGCCTTAGTTGCTGCTTTACTTCCGATCATAAATATACCAATAACGTGTGTTTGACATTATTTCATCTGAGATTAAGTAGTTGGCCAAAATGATTTTCACAAAAAGGGCacattatacaaaatgtttacaacTATGGCGTCCTATCTGGTTTTTATCCCGACCAAGACAAGACGTTGACAAAAATGTGGTCAATAACGAAAGCTAATAGCCACCACGAAGTTactaacaatttcattttagcaCATGCTTCCGTCGAACtaaattttgcatattttctaTGACCATTATGCCTAGCGTCTTAGTTTCCCCGATATATATAAAGGATAAAGTAAATGCTGTCAGTCTCTATCAAAaccttgaatgaaataatatatatatgcaaaaagctacagaaacatgctcagtagcaaaaagtttaaacataaacccggtttagtggcaatgggcacccgccaaagacatagaacacaaaatcacaatcaagaaacatagaacagcacaaaactctacaaacagcacagtgcataaatactatatatatatatatatatatatatatatatatatatatatatatatatatatataattggtatgtttatcaagaattgttaggtacagccgatatttgttaattgtcggattctaaatataatatttgaaacataagctATGTATAGCTTTTAACCGACAtgatcatttaacaaataacaacagGATTtatctaaaagaaaaaaaaagcatGTGTAGTGAGGCATTAAAATCTtatataaagaatatttaacatatatgtatCTAAAAGAACACGAAGTGAAAGGCATATTGAACTTAGATCCTAACACAGTTTAAAAAGGCTAGTTATAGATTGTAAGATAATAATCACAGATAAGAAAAATTCATGCGGTTAAGAACTAGTAATATATTCAAATTGAACATATTATATGTTAAGACAAAAACTTAGCACATTTATAGGTATGACAGACAATAGACAAGTATACAAAGGTAAGATTAAGCTGCCGTCGCTAATCGtaactaaaacataattatgaaaaaggACATAAAAAACTGAAATTCGAAAAAATGCACTAGATGCGCTATTGaaaaatggtataaaaaatcatattatcACCTCGATCAGATCGTAGATGAACTGTTTAGCAACAGCTTCTTAGAGGACATAAAACATAAGGTATGGTAAGAACTATGCATTaattacatacataataatacCACTGTCAAATTACATAGAAGTTATGAGGAAATCATACATGCATCTAAGAAAGCTGAGATCTACACAGACAATGCAGAATTcgtatataaaaaatgttgtggTCAGAGAGGATGAATGCCTGATtggttgtttgttttcttaaaagtaTCAAAGTTCTATTAAAAAGGATGTTGTGTCCTGTATTCTACGTGCTAAGAGTCAGTGTACTATCTTAAGTGGTACTTGAGTGTGTCATGCACATCCAATAGATAGCGCATGACATTTAAGACTGCCGAGAGATAACGCattgagtttttttttgtgaactGACACATAGTCACATCCTGCGTTATGTCCTTTGTGAAAGAGTAAgtttttattggaaaatatatcatttagtGAAAGGATGTGTTTTTAATAGTGTGTTTAAGAGAGCTTTTGCCGGTAACTATTTACTTCTCCTTAGTagatttaaaaatgttcatttatataaaaagtatcttgatatataaataaactgcATTCATAACACGACAGCGTAActtatattttacttaaagagTAAGTTCATAATTAAGGTGTATGTATTCTTTTCAAGCGGAAATTACTTAGTGCAGATGTTGGGTTGGTTTTCGGTAAACATCCGAGTGGACtatcagttttcttttttataccATGCAATACTCTTGtggaaacatgtttatatttttatatatgttttggttCGGTTACATAATACTTCACTGGAGGAGTCTGTTTTACGAGTATTTATAAACACTGATTGGGTTCACTGGAGAGCCTGATTTACGATGTGACAACCTGAAATGTTTCAGCGAAGGCTTATACCTCTAAAAGACATATTAATTTATTCTTTAactataacatttattttagaacacATAAAAATCGAACAAGtctttataaaaagtaaaatgaagAATTGGAAATAAAAGATTCCTATCAAAGGTAAATTTGCGACACTCCAGTACGAACGGCAGTGACCGTTTGTGaggaaatttatttaaatatttccagTCAAAAGGCTAAGAAAATGGCTTCCAAAAATACGGGGAACGGTTCACCACGAATATCCGATGAAGAACGAAATGTAAGTACATATATTTTCAGCTtagttattaacttattttgtttatgagTACTATTTCATagcaaaaaaagttttgagCTGATCTTGAGCGAGTCTTTTCAGACTAATGCCATTTTGTATTTTCGACAGACtctgaatataaaatataataatgaatgtaAGTAAGCCATCATCATTTTATACTATAAGCCCGTAAGGGGTCCCCTACGTACTTGATCATTAGTGTTGGTATTTGCAAGGTATTTGATCGATGTTCGCATAAAGATTGTCTTGTTAAGcaaattaaatttccaaatCCTCTTATAATCTATGCAATATATGTACAAACGTGGtaaatgaacatatattaaCGTTCCCTAATTGCATGAACTGATTATGATTACTTCACATGCCAATGCGTGACTTACAATATATGTTCCCTTATTGTAGCAataccatatatatgtatatagttaATCCTGTTCTTGTCTCGTTGTTTTACTAGAGACCGATAGATGTTGTAATCCCACAAAAGGGCGCTGTGGACAAGGTGAAGGAAGGGCTACATCAGGTGAAGGTACGCTAACTAAAATAGTCCATAATTATACTCAATTTTGAATGTCAGAGTTCCATAATTATAGTCCATTTTGAATGTGTTCAAATCTAAAGTCAAACTTTAACTTTGATATGTCATAAGAAATTCTTCCAATCCGGTGTTAAAGTGTTGGCCTGCCTGTGTAATTTCGGAAGCGAATACTAACATAAGgcattttttatgaagaaatCAAGTGCGTAATAGGTTGTTTTGACCTGCGGATTTTggaaacaatatcaatacatactATGATCATGATTTAAGGAGGCCGTAAGGCAGTTCTTATTCACATCAAAACCAGTTCATGTTTCCATACACTCAATTCCCCTAGAATTATTAAAGTCCTGTTTtacctaaaactttaactggtTCTTATCAATATCCGTAGTGTCGGAGTTTACGCTTGACAGTGGACTGACTGcttagaactttgttaaagttaacattgtAAGCATCTTCATCGTTGTtaagttttgattttgaaatatttggtgaagatcttatatatttcaataaaacaagaacaaatcAAACATTAAGAAATGTTGCAGATCACAGGTGtgtgcaataaatatttgaatgatagCAGCGATGACAATATCTGTATGTGATAACTTCAACAAGGTTTTGAACAATCTCCACGATAGTTTATATTGACATTCTCACCAGGTGTGCAGATACGACGCGGATCAGTTGGAGCGGGAGCTGGAAGGAGAACTATTCGACAAGTGGCATGAAAAGTGCGAGGTTGTCAAGGCAACCAAAATAGCCATGGACAGGCTCCCCGCCTATCTCGACCACATGCAAGACGCGTATGAAGGTAATAAAGGCTAAATTCACAAGTCCCCGATTTTGTCATACTGTCGATGTCCTTCTCGCCATACGCTTAGCCTTTACATCTGCCCGAAAAAATACCGCCCAAAGCTATGTCGTCGCATTCGTTTGTGAACATCCGGAATATGATGTTCATGAACAAACCGGAGAACACATAtgatacatattttatgaactTACCGGTAAAGACATACAAGCTATATTTCATGAACGTAACGgagtacatatatacatatttcatgatCATAATGACgtacatttatacaaattatatgaaCATACCGGATAATACATTTGCT
This genomic stretch from Mya arenaria isolate MELC-2E11 chromosome 10, ASM2691426v1 harbors:
- the LOC128206598 gene encoding uncharacterized protein LOC128206598 isoform X2, producing the protein MGSSSTKYEREKTGFQPDLERSPSYFRSIEHGHSTWAGNNWSSLSRLDNALSTVRVCPKNAESLRRILQDRYFSDWGEACDVKEYNGFTLTELPTLVDKIGDVFGDKKQEIQRKLGQIQFCEYLDVKVFEFTFGEDLSSGEIQFGMIAISKSGIQLEAVSCLYQLNFTLAPVKVTKETKSYFLGFEIGSSTTTWQEGTRLELVTQKELLNFCRYKALKEFQNRHLATRINCVPSIEYV